From Chryseobacterium joostei, the proteins below share one genomic window:
- a CDS encoding TonB-dependent receptor plug domain-containing protein, which produces MKVKYISIIFLSASTLSYAQQVKDTLAKESKIEEVAITGSRNKKRTVINTPVPIDVIDIKQVSQATGQVEVNQLLQFAAPSFNSNKQSGSDGADAVDPATLRGLGPDQTLLLLNGKRYHQSSLINLFGTKGRGNTGYDMNTIPIGAIKRVEVLRDGASAQYGSDAIAGVINVILNDRNKGFEGNAFYGMNLFKSPGNNDIVSDHKVDGMTFNFNGNLGTKIGSKGGFGNFTAEFINKDYAIRNANPDIYNQPSLAPRQRFGDAKAQNVYFFGNIELPLSDGLTFYSRQGFSHRNTKAYAWTRTADADGNIPEIYPTGFNPIENTSITDFTFDNGLKFKVANWDVDFYNAFGNNRFTYDINNTVNATLGAKSPTNFYAGGHSLLQNTTGFNTVRQFKVLEGLNIAFGSEFRYEKFEIIKGEEASYTMYDINGNPVTSSTPESLLVKNPLSGEVRPGGSQGFPGYSTDIGKSRNNFAAYVDTELDITKKWMISIAGRFENYNDFGSTLNGKFATRYAITPQLAFRGSVSTGFRAPSLAQKYYAQQFTNFQGGKLVTIQLASNDSDLANRVGIDQLKQETSVNGSAGFTFNTGKFTATVDGYYISVKNRIVLTGNFSRDELPLSVQADYPYIDQAQFFSNAIDTRTKGIDVILSYNETLSAGKLTATLAGNYNNMEITKVNTSKQLAGKEDIYLSQRERGFILASAPKTKINLNLNYKISRFNVNLQLVRFDKVTLIGYDDAEQVYNPKVTSDISFGYEFSKNLNLTLGSKNVFNRYPTLQTTQVTTGNTESGGIFDPVQMGFAGRQVFARLNFKF; this is translated from the coding sequence ATGAAGGTAAAATACATAAGCATCATTTTTCTCAGCGCTTCCACTCTATCGTATGCACAACAGGTAAAAGATACCCTTGCAAAAGAATCAAAAATAGAAGAAGTAGCCATTACCGGAAGCCGGAACAAAAAAAGAACGGTTATCAATACTCCCGTACCTATTGATGTTATTGATATCAAACAGGTAAGCCAAGCGACGGGACAGGTTGAAGTAAACCAACTTTTACAATTTGCTGCCCCCTCTTTTAATTCTAATAAACAGTCGGGGTCAGACGGTGCTGATGCGGTAGACCCTGCTACATTACGAGGGTTAGGCCCAGATCAAACGCTTCTTTTACTCAATGGAAAAAGATACCATCAATCTTCATTAATCAACCTTTTTGGAACCAAGGGAAGAGGAAATACAGGATACGACATGAATACCATCCCGATTGGAGCCATTAAAAGAGTGGAAGTTCTGCGTGATGGAGCTTCTGCCCAATATGGATCTGATGCCATAGCGGGGGTAATCAATGTTATTCTTAATGATAGGAATAAGGGCTTTGAGGGAAATGCTTTTTATGGAATGAACCTTTTTAAAAGTCCCGGAAACAATGATATTGTATCTGATCATAAAGTAGACGGGATGACCTTTAACTTCAATGGAAATCTGGGAACAAAAATAGGATCAAAGGGAGGCTTTGGAAACTTCACGGCAGAATTCATCAATAAAGATTATGCGATAAGAAATGCTAATCCTGACATTTACAATCAACCGTCATTGGCACCCAGACAGCGTTTTGGAGATGCAAAGGCTCAAAATGTTTACTTTTTCGGAAACATTGAACTGCCATTATCTGATGGACTTACTTTCTATTCCCGTCAAGGATTTTCACATAGAAATACCAAGGCTTATGCGTGGACCAGAACAGCTGATGCAGATGGAAATATCCCTGAAATCTATCCCACAGGCTTCAATCCGATTGAAAATACCAGCATTACAGACTTCACATTTGATAACGGCTTAAAATTTAAAGTTGCCAACTGGGACGTTGATTTTTACAATGCATTTGGTAATAATAGATTTACCTATGATATTAATAACACCGTCAATGCCACTCTAGGAGCAAAATCTCCTACAAATTTTTATGCAGGCGGACATTCATTGCTGCAAAATACGACAGGCTTTAACACCGTAAGACAGTTTAAGGTATTGGAAGGGCTTAATATTGCCTTTGGTTCGGAATTCAGATATGAAAAATTTGAAATCATCAAAGGAGAAGAAGCTTCTTACACCATGTATGATATCAATGGGAACCCTGTAACATCCAGTACCCCTGAAAGTTTACTTGTTAAAAACCCTTTAAGTGGTGAGGTAAGACCGGGAGGCTCACAGGGATTCCCCGGCTATTCTACAGACATTGGTAAGAGCAGAAATAATTTTGCAGCTTATGTAGATACCGAACTGGATATTACAAAAAAATGGATGATCAGTATAGCCGGAAGATTTGAGAATTACAATGACTTTGGAAGTACTCTAAACGGTAAATTCGCCACACGATACGCAATTACTCCACAATTGGCTTTCCGTGGATCTGTTTCTACCGGTTTTAGAGCACCCTCTCTTGCTCAGAAATATTACGCTCAGCAGTTTACCAATTTCCAGGGCGGTAAACTGGTAACCATTCAATTGGCTTCTAATGACAGTGACTTGGCAAACAGAGTAGGAATTGATCAGCTAAAACAGGAAACATCTGTCAACGGAAGTGCAGGATTTACTTTTAATACAGGAAAATTCACAGCAACAGTAGATGGTTATTATATCAGTGTAAAAAACAGAATCGTGCTTACAGGAAATTTTTCAAGGGATGAGCTTCCTCTTAGTGTTCAAGCTGATTATCCATACATTGATCAGGCACAGTTCTTTTCCAATGCCATCGACACTCGAACAAAAGGAATTGATGTTATCCTAAGCTACAATGAGACTTTAAGCGCTGGAAAACTGACTGCCACTTTAGCAGGAAATTACAATAATATGGAAATCACGAAAGTGAATACTTCAAAGCAACTGGCAGGAAAAGAAGATATTTATTTAAGCCAAAGAGAAAGAGGGTTTATTCTTGCATCTGCTCCTAAGACGAAGATCAATCTAAATCTTAACTACAAGATCAGTAGATTCAATGTCAATCTACAGCTTGTGAGGTTTGATAAAGTTACATTGATCGGATATGATGATGCAGAACAGGTTTATAACCCTAAAGTGACATCCGATATCTCTTTTGGGTATGAGTTTTCTAAGAATCTTAACTTAACACTGGGAAGCAAAAATGTATTCAACAGATATCCAACACTGCAAACAACGCAGGTAACTACAGGAAACACAGAATCAGGAGGAATTTTTGATCCTGTACAGATGGGATTTGCAGGAAGACAGGTCTTTGCAAGACTTAATTTTAAGTTTTAA
- a CDS encoding DUF502 domain-containing protein, with the protein MKKPSFESITNFFLKNFFQGLVIIGPIGLTIFVIWYIVSAIDNLVPSLAKQVPGLVFVSTILFTAILGFLGNKFVVGRFFFDTMDSLLEKTPGVKHIYTPTKDVMSSFVGDKKKFNDPVWVKTNENPEIWRIGFLTQKEMSDVEKHNYVAVYLPHSYAISGWVIVTEEKNIKPVVGMTAASAMKFAVSGGVAGFHSDENIFKAPE; encoded by the coding sequence TTGAAGAAACCAAGCTTTGAAAGTATTACCAATTTTTTTCTGAAAAACTTTTTTCAGGGATTGGTTATTATTGGACCTATTGGACTGACCATTTTTGTCATCTGGTACATTGTCAGCGCTATTGACAATCTTGTCCCTTCGCTTGCAAAACAGGTCCCAGGTCTTGTTTTCGTCTCAACTATATTATTTACTGCTATTTTAGGATTTCTGGGGAATAAATTTGTGGTAGGAAGATTTTTCTTCGATACCATGGATAGTTTATTAGAAAAGACTCCTGGAGTAAAGCACATTTATACTCCAACTAAAGACGTCATGTCTTCATTTGTGGGTGACAAGAAAAAATTCAACGATCCTGTATGGGTAAAAACCAACGAAAATCCGGAGATCTGGAGAATCGGTTTTTTAACCCAAAAAGAAATGTCGGACGTTGAAAAGCATAATTACGTTGCGGTATATTTACCCCACTCGTACGCAATTTCAGGGTGGGTAATTGTTACTGAAGAAAAAAACATCAAACCTGTAGTGGGAATGACAGCAGCGTCTGCAATGAAGTTTGCAGTAAGCGGTGGTGTAGCAGGATTCCATTCTGATGAAAATATATTTAAGGCTCCAGAGTAA
- a CDS encoding pyridoxal phosphate-dependent aminotransferase: MFTNNDINFEALKRKAYNGRWATLEDGIIPLTAADPDFRTAPEIEQGIIEYIKDGYLSYGPFSGLPEFKKSVADHFNQEKHGTFSPENVLAVNSAAQGMFLIASYVLQPGDEAIILDPVDFLFKKSVETAGGIVRLCPVDTTTGEIDFEKLVSLITQKTKLISICNPHNPLGKVYSKEILKKVSEIASSHDVWVMSDEIWSDIIYDNKDFHTYSSVSDEAKRKSFTVYGFSKSFGIAGLRIGAVLCNDQEILEDFIEKSNFNSTIEGVSTLSQIAGSVALEKAKPWYKDFLNHLQHNRDLAFKILSRSEIVTPNFPEATFVLFPKIENGMSSDQFTQHVLQQGKVAIVPGSERWFGKGAEGHIRICFSTSQEILEEGLNRIITSF; this comes from the coding sequence ATGTTTACTAATAACGATATCAACTTTGAAGCATTAAAAAGAAAAGCCTACAATGGAAGATGGGCTACACTTGAAGACGGAATTATTCCCTTAACTGCCGCTGATCCGGATTTCAGGACAGCTCCGGAAATAGAGCAGGGAATCATTGAATATATTAAAGATGGCTATTTAAGCTACGGTCCATTTTCAGGGCTTCCGGAATTTAAAAAAAGTGTTGCAGACCATTTTAATCAGGAAAAGCACGGAACATTTTCTCCTGAAAACGTTCTTGCTGTAAACAGTGCAGCACAGGGAATGTTTCTGATTGCATCCTATGTTTTGCAACCTGGTGACGAGGCTATTATCCTTGATCCTGTAGATTTCTTGTTTAAAAAATCTGTGGAAACAGCTGGTGGTATCGTCAGGCTATGTCCTGTTGATACCACAACCGGAGAGATTGATTTTGAAAAACTTGTTTCATTAATTACTCAAAAAACCAAACTTATCAGCATATGCAATCCACATAATCCGCTTGGTAAGGTTTATTCTAAAGAAATATTGAAAAAGGTTTCTGAAATTGCTTCTTCTCATGATGTATGGGTAATGAGCGACGAAATCTGGAGTGATATTATTTATGATAATAAAGATTTTCATACCTATTCATCCGTTTCTGATGAAGCAAAGAGAAAGAGCTTTACTGTTTATGGATTTTCAAAATCATTTGGAATTGCAGGGCTAAGGATTGGTGCAGTTCTGTGTAATGATCAGGAAATTCTTGAGGACTTTATAGAGAAATCAAATTTTAATTCTACCATAGAAGGTGTTTCTACCTTATCACAAATTGCAGGAAGTGTGGCGTTGGAAAAAGCAAAGCCCTGGTACAAAGATTTTTTGAATCACCTGCAGCATAATCGTGATCTTGCCTTTAAAATACTGAGCCGCTCAGAAATCGTAACTCCCAACTTTCCTGAAGCCACTTTCGTATTATTCCCGAAGATTGAAAACGGAATGTCTAGCGACCAATTTACACAACATGTTTTACAGCAAGGAAAAGTAGCCATTGTTCCCGGATCAGAAAGATGGTTCGGAAAAGGCGCAGAAGGACATATCAGAATCTGCTTCTCTACTTCACAGGAAATTTTAGAAGAAGGACTTAATAGAATCATTACCAGCTTTTAA
- a CDS encoding BlaI/MecI/CopY family transcriptional regulator, whose amino-acid sequence MKEIKLTDSEKVIMDILWEKKKIFMKDILETYPEPKPAATTVATLLKRMQNKELVGYKLYGNSREYYPLVEKREYFKEEMTSMIDRFFNSSVTQFASFFTSNAKLSQKQLKELRDIIDEQIKE is encoded by the coding sequence ATGAAAGAAATTAAATTAACTGATTCTGAAAAAGTTATCATGGATATTTTATGGGAGAAAAAGAAAATCTTCATGAAAGACATCCTTGAAACCTATCCGGAGCCTAAACCGGCTGCTACCACAGTAGCAACCCTATTGAAAAGAATGCAAAACAAAGAACTTGTAGGCTATAAATTATATGGAAATTCTCGCGAATACTACCCGTTGGTAGAGAAAAGAGAATATTTCAAGGAAGAAATGACTTCCATGATTGATCGTTTTTTCAACAGTTCTGTGACGCAGTTTGCATCATTTTTTACATCCAACGCAAAACTTAGTCAAAAACAATTGAAAGAGCTTCGTGATATTATAGATGAACAAATAAAAGAGTAG
- a CDS encoding tryptophanase, protein MKLPYAEPFRIKMVEEIYQSTREEREQWLKEANYNLFNLKSSQVYIDLLTDSGTGAMSDRQWAALMTGDESYAGSRSFEQLQNTVERITGFKYLLPTHQGRAAENVLFSVLVKEGNVVPGNSHFDTTKGHIEIRKAHAIDCTIDEAFDINDLHPFKGNINLEKLEEVYKSHPKENIPFCLITITCNSSGGQPVSLENMKVVKELSDQYGIPVFFDSARFAENAYFIKKREQGQENRSIKEICKEIFSYGDGMTMSSKKDGLVNIGGFIALNSEEIFRKASNFTIIYEGFITYGGMAGRDMAALAVGLDEATEFAYLESRISQVEYLGNKLIEYGIPVQKPIGGHAVFIDSLNFLPNVSREEYPAQTLGLEIYKEAGIRTVEIGTLLADRDPQTRQNRYPKLELVRLAIPRRTYTNNHMNYIAAAIKNVYERREEIAKGYKITWEPDILRHFTVQLEKA, encoded by the coding sequence ATGAAATTACCGTACGCGGAGCCTTTCCGCATTAAAATGGTGGAAGAAATCTATCAATCCACCAGAGAAGAAAGAGAGCAGTGGCTTAAAGAAGCCAATTATAACCTTTTCAATTTAAAATCTTCACAAGTATATATCGATCTTTTAACAGATTCAGGAACGGGAGCAATGTCTGACAGACAATGGGCAGCCTTGATGACCGGAGATGAAAGCTATGCTGGATCACGTTCTTTTGAACAATTACAGAATACTGTTGAAAGAATTACCGGATTCAAATATCTATTACCAACCCATCAGGGAAGAGCTGCTGAAAATGTTCTTTTCTCTGTATTGGTAAAAGAAGGAAATGTAGTTCCGGGTAACTCTCACTTCGATACCACAAAGGGACACATTGAAATCAGAAAGGCACATGCCATTGACTGTACAATAGATGAAGCTTTTGATATTAATGACCTACATCCATTCAAAGGAAACATTAACCTTGAAAAGCTGGAGGAAGTATATAAAAGTCACCCTAAGGAAAACATCCCTTTCTGCCTGATTACCATTACGTGTAATTCTTCAGGAGGCCAGCCTGTTTCTTTGGAAAATATGAAGGTCGTAAAAGAACTTTCTGACCAATATGGAATTCCTGTCTTCTTTGATTCTGCAAGATTTGCGGAAAATGCCTATTTCATTAAGAAAAGAGAACAAGGTCAGGAAAACAGAAGTATCAAGGAAATTTGTAAGGAAATCTTCTCCTATGGTGACGGTATGACGATGAGTTCTAAAAAGGACGGATTGGTAAACATCGGCGGATTTATTGCTCTAAACAGTGAGGAAATCTTCAGAAAAGCATCCAATTTTACCATCATTTATGAAGGTTTTATTACCTATGGCGGAATGGCAGGAAGAGACATGGCTGCATTGGCCGTAGGTCTTGATGAGGCAACTGAGTTCGCTTATCTTGAAAGCAGAATATCTCAGGTTGAATACCTTGGTAATAAATTAATTGAATATGGAATTCCTGTTCAAAAACCAATTGGGGGACATGCTGTTTTCATTGATTCATTAAATTTTCTTCCGAATGTTTCCCGTGAGGAATATCCTGCACAGACATTGGGTCTTGAAATTTATAAGGAAGCTGGAATCAGAACTGTTGAAATCGGAACATTATTAGCAGACAGGGATCCGCAAACAAGACAAAACCGCTATCCAAAACTAGAATTGGTACGTCTTGCCATTCCTAGAAGAACCTATACTAATAATCATATGAACTATATTGCAGCAGCTATAAAGAACGTATATGAAAGACGTGAAGAAATAGCTAAAGGCTATAAAATTACCTGGGAACCAGACATTTTAAGACACTTTACTGTTCAGCTTGAAAAAGCATAA
- a CDS encoding FAD-dependent monooxygenase yields the protein MNKIAVVGAGISGLSMANYLEKHKIDYHIYERRKKEDLAGHGFLIPQEGIEYLTQIIDPDLLFEHGSFLKKYIQYSHTGKILAEKDLNNVFAISRHSLINLLSRNISPEKITYEKTVIPCDRQKGSLKQPDGNYIEADIAIISDGSRSRIRKSLFKDEKMRTVRENEVVNIIQDKEIANSIENDFMKFHHDQGGLTFGILKLSHDTILWYSQFDNEIYQISECSSHNLKKYMLEVFEDWHPLVSSIIQKSSYENVHLWCVYELEELNPFHTDNIVFIGDAAHPLIPFTSQGVTSALKDSHVLTKHLVEENNITEAFKKYEAERKPEIETHIKNGRTLLNQFLLPIDQHTDNILPISYK from the coding sequence ATGAACAAAATTGCTGTCGTGGGCGCTGGTATTTCCGGCTTAAGCATGGCGAATTATCTCGAGAAACATAAGATAGACTACCACATCTATGAAAGAAGAAAAAAAGAGGATCTTGCCGGTCATGGCTTTCTCATTCCACAAGAGGGAATTGAATACCTAACACAGATTATTGATCCCGATCTTCTTTTTGAGCATGGAAGTTTTCTCAAAAAATATATACAATATTCCCATACAGGAAAGATACTGGCAGAGAAAGACCTCAACAATGTTTTTGCAATTTCAAGACATTCATTGATTAATCTTTTATCGAGGAATATTTCTCCGGAGAAAATAACATATGAAAAAACAGTAATTCCTTGCGATCGGCAAAAAGGAAGCCTGAAGCAGCCGGACGGAAATTATATTGAAGCTGACATTGCTATTATCTCTGATGGCTCCAGAAGTCGCATCAGAAAAAGTCTCTTTAAAGATGAAAAGATGAGAACAGTAAGAGAAAATGAGGTTGTCAACATTATTCAGGATAAGGAAATAGCAAATAGCATAGAGAATGACTTTATGAAATTCCACCATGATCAGGGAGGACTTACTTTTGGAATCCTTAAGCTTTCTCATGACACCATTCTCTGGTATTCTCAATTTGATAATGAAATATACCAGATCAGTGAATGTTCTTCCCATAACTTAAAGAAGTACATGCTTGAGGTTTTTGAAGATTGGCATCCATTAGTATCATCAATCATACAAAAATCCAGTTACGAAAACGTACATTTATGGTGTGTATATGAATTGGAAGAACTCAATCCTTTTCATACAGATAACATTGTATTCATTGGTGATGCAGCACACCCTCTTATACCATTTACAAGCCAGGGTGTAACCTCAGCACTAAAGGATTCTCACGTATTAACTAAACACTTAGTTGAAGAAAATAATATAACCGAAGCTTTTAAGAAATATGAAGCAGAAAGAAAGCCGGAAATAGAAACCCACATCAAGAATGGCAGAACTTTACTAAATCAGTTTCTCCTCCCAATAGACCAACATACAGATAATATTTTACCTATATCTTATAAATAA
- the miaE gene encoding tRNA-(ms[2]io[6]A)-hydroxylase, protein MFKLKLPTDPRWANIAEGNIEEILTDHAWCEQKAATNAIGLITMLPEYPEIVTELLAIAQEELDHFNQVHEIIKKRGYTFGRARKDDYVNELARFIIQGSREDLIVDKMLFAAMIEARSCERFKVLTENIKDEELKVFYKELMISEANHYTTFIGFARQLGDPEKVNERWDAWLEYEANIIKSYGNKETIHG, encoded by the coding sequence ATGTTTAAGTTGAAACTTCCTACCGATCCAAGGTGGGCAAACATTGCAGAAGGAAACATAGAAGAAATTTTAACGGATCATGCTTGGTGCGAGCAAAAGGCAGCTACCAATGCGATTGGTCTCATCACAATGCTTCCAGAATACCCGGAGATCGTTACAGAGCTACTTGCCATTGCACAGGAAGAGCTGGATCACTTCAATCAGGTTCATGAGATTATTAAGAAAAGAGGCTATACTTTCGGAAGAGCTAGAAAGGATGACTATGTAAATGAATTGGCAAGATTTATCATTCAGGGAAGCAGAGAGGATTTAATTGTAGACAAAATGTTATTTGCTGCTATGATTGAAGCCAGAAGTTGTGAAAGATTCAAGGTTCTTACAGAAAACATTAAGGACGAAGAGCTTAAGGTTTTTTACAAGGAACTCATGATCTCTGAAGCTAATCATTATACTACTTTCATTGGATTTGCAAGACAGCTTGGAGATCCGGAAAAAGTAAATGAACGTTGGGATGCATGGCTAGAATATGAAGCCAACATCATTAAATCCTATGGCAATAAAGAAACGATACACGGTTAA
- a CDS encoding PQQ-dependent sugar dehydrogenase, with protein sequence MKISQFYIPAMSIFLILSSCKESQANAQQIGNDGSVETGRPNSEYEPAFKGQTRIKAVKTTTPYKVEVLNKDLGKPWGIINLPDGRFLITDKRGYMNVVSKDGKQVSKIDGFPKVDSKGQGGMLDVALDPDFNTNNIIYFSFSEPFGKGNLTSVAKGKLSADLKAISEVKVIFRAEPSYDGDKHYGSRLVFDKDGNLFVSTGERSDKETRVYAQKTDNYLGKIIKITKDGMPAPGNPFIGKQGYKPEIYAYGVRNPQGLAIDPQGNLWDVEMGPRGGDEINLIEPGKNYGWGDVTYGIEYSGDKVGQGITQRKGTEQPVYYWDPVISPSGVTFYTGNIDEWKGNLLVGCLSGEHINRIVMKDNKVVGEERLLTDQNERFRDVLNGMDGNLYAVTDSGKLYRISKK encoded by the coding sequence ATGAAAATCAGTCAATTTTATATTCCGGCAATGAGCATTTTTCTGATTTTATCTTCATGTAAAGAGAGTCAGGCAAACGCACAGCAAATTGGAAATGATGGTAGTGTAGAAACGGGAAGACCAAATTCTGAATATGAGCCTGCATTCAAAGGGCAGACAAGAATTAAGGCAGTGAAAACAACTACTCCCTATAAAGTAGAGGTATTGAATAAAGATCTCGGGAAGCCTTGGGGGATTATCAATTTACCGGACGGACGTTTTCTTATTACCGATAAAAGAGGTTATATGAATGTTGTTTCAAAAGATGGTAAGCAGGTTTCTAAAATTGATGGCTTTCCAAAAGTAGATTCCAAAGGTCAGGGTGGAATGCTGGATGTAGCACTTGATCCTGATTTCAATACGAATAATATTATTTATTTTAGTTTTTCAGAACCTTTTGGTAAGGGAAATTTGACTTCTGTGGCTAAAGGGAAGCTTTCTGCAGATCTTAAAGCTATTTCGGAGGTTAAGGTAATTTTCCGTGCAGAACCTTCCTATGATGGAGACAAGCATTACGGAAGCAGACTGGTTTTTGATAAAGATGGAAATTTGTTTGTAAGTACAGGAGAGAGATCAGATAAAGAAACGAGGGTGTATGCTCAAAAAACAGATAATTATTTAGGCAAAATAATAAAAATTACAAAAGATGGAATGCCAGCGCCGGGTAATCCATTTATCGGAAAGCAAGGATATAAGCCTGAAATCTATGCTTATGGAGTCCGAAATCCCCAAGGTTTGGCGATAGATCCCCAAGGGAATCTTTGGGATGTAGAAATGGGTCCTAGAGGTGGAGATGAAATTAACCTTATTGAGCCTGGAAAAAACTATGGCTGGGGCGATGTAACCTATGGTATTGAATATTCCGGAGATAAAGTAGGGCAGGGCATTACCCAAAGAAAAGGTACAGAGCAACCGGTTTATTATTGGGATCCTGTAATTTCTCCCAGTGGTGTTACTTTCTACACGGGAAATATTGATGAATGGAAAGGAAATCTTCTCGTAGGATGCCTAAGCGGTGAGCATATTAATAGAATCGTAATGAAAGATAATAAGGTTGTGGGAGAGGAACGTCTTCTCACGGATCAAAATGAACGCTTTAGAGATGTACTGAACGGAATGGATGGTAATCTATATGCAGTAACAGATAGCGGAAAATTGTATAGAATTTCAAAAAAATAA